A stretch of DNA from Gimesia chilikensis:
CAGAGCTTGAACAGGTGAATGCCCGAATTGACCAGCATGTTTTCCAGTTGTGGTGCCTCGCGCAGAAAGGTGTGGTGCTCGGTCGGGCGGCAAAACCCCATCACCGGTTCGACGACGCCCCGGTTGTACCAGGAACGGTCGAAAAAGACGATTTCTCCCTCAGTGGGTAAGTGCTCAATGTACCGCTGGAAATACCATTGGCCTTGCTGGGTATCGCTCGGTTTGGGCAAGGCGACAACCCGGGCACCCCGGGGATTGAGGTGTTCGGTGAAACGTTTGATCGTGCCCCCTTTGCCGGCGGCATCCCGTCCTTCAAACAGTAACACAATCCGTTCGCCATTCAGTTCGACCCAGCGCTGCAGTTTTAACAGTTCAATCTGCAGCGGCACTAACTGTTCTTCGTATTCCGGTCGTTTTAGTTTCTGGCGATAGGGGTATTTCTCGCAGAGGATATCCCGTTTATGCGCTGCCTTTACCTTGTTCCGGATTTCTTCCGGTACGACATCCCGGGGAAGTTTCCGCTGCCAGGTGACCGGCATGAGCGCCGCTTCCTGTTCCTGTTTGTCTGTTTTGGACGAGCCCATGCTGATTCCTGTTCTGCTGAAGTGATACCGGCTGGAGAGAGATGAACAGTAAACTTTATTATGAAGATCCTGTGAGAAAAGTGGAACCGGATTTCGGGTCATGAACCGGGTTTGAATTAAAAGGGCCGTTTTTTGTTATGTAAGTCACTTTTATTTATGGAGATAAGTGCTGCGGTGCTTCTGGTCGATTTGTGAAGTTGTCGAGACAAAACGGGGCCCTTGATCGCCAACTTCCTCTTGCAGTAAAACGGGCTTTTTTTTACGCTCCCGCTCTCATCTCTCAATTCTTACCCGAAGTACATTCAAAAACACTCACTCTGAACAGACTGAAACCGTGCAGCTTTTCTGCTGCCGACGGTAGCACTCCGTCTCTCTGTTTCAAATCAGGAAAGTATATCTGATATGTGGAGACCACTTCTCATCACAGGCATTCTGGCTGTTGTACAGCTTGCGGGAAGCAATACCGGTATCGCCCAGGAATTTCGCATCCGGACGACGGTATATCACCACCAGCCACAGGTCGATCCGACAATCGTCTCGCGGAGTGTTTCTATCTTTCATGCTGAGAAGGTTTACGATCATGTCGACGGACTCGGAGAAGTCACCATTTTCGAGCCGGCCCGGAAACGCCTGATGATTCTGAACGAATCGCGGATGATTAAAACCGTGATCAACTTTGATGAAATCAAGAATGTGCTCAACGTCGCCCAGCATCAGACTCAGGAATACATTCACGATCAGCTCAAAGTTCAGGGAAGCCAGGGAAAGAAGATTGCCTCCGAACTGCAGTTCCAGTTGGAACCACAGTTCAATATTCAGTTCGAGAACAATAAAAACCTGCTGACACTGGACAGCAAACTGATTACCTACCGCGTGCAGTGTGTCACACCTGATCAACAGGACGCTGTGGAAACCTACCTGCGTTTTGCAGACTGGATGGCACGCCTGAATTACGTGCTGCACCCTTACACGCTGCATCCCACTTCAAGGATTACGCTGAACGAAGAGCTGCGAAGCCGCAAGAAACTGCCCATCGAAGTGGAACTGCAGACTCGCATGGAAGACCCGCTTCACCTGCGTGCCGAGCATAAAATTCACTGGAAGCTGGACCACAAGGATCGTGGCCTGATCCATCACTGGGAAACCCTGCGTAAGAACAAAGATGTAAGCTCCATCACTCTGCAGGAATATCTCCGCAATCAGTTTGCGAATCTGCGGAAGTAATAGAGCTCTTTTCCACAGCGTTACTTCCCAATCACAGGGATCTCGGCTGGCGGCTCATACCAGTCGACTTTCTGTTCGAGCCGTTTGGAAAGCTCTGCCAGATTCTGGTTCAGGTAATTGATGAGTGCCTGGTCTTTGTGTGGTTTCCAGTCGTAGAGCAATAGTTCCTGATACGCTTCTTCAGGAGACTTTTTCTGGACCAGCATGCGATAAGCGGCGACAACACCACCGGTTCGCTGTGCACCAGCGGCACAATGGACCAGAACCGGTTTACCCGCTTTTTCACAACGCATGAGTTCAGCGACCGCTTCCGCGTAATCGTCAACATCGCCTGTTCCGTCGCCAATCAGATGCAGCACCTGGTGGTCGATGTGTAATTTCTTCGCCGTTTCGACTTCAGTTTTCAGGTAAGGCTTCTGTAAGTCGCTGCCGTTGAGCGCGATGACCTTTTCGATTTTATTTTCACGCAGCACGGGCTCAATCAGGTGACTGGAGATCTGGCCGCTGCGGTAGATTTTACCCGGTTCCACGACGCCAAAGCGTTTCGCTACCAGGCGGTCTTCGAGCAGGCCCTCCCAGAGCAGGACTCCGCCACCAATCAGTGCGCACGCCAGAAGGGAGAATTTAATCAGTTTATGCCGCCGAACTGGTTTCTCGGCGGGTGGCACAGGCGCATCCTGCTCAGTGCTGGTACTCATGGTCTTCCTCATTGATTCGAGTACAGTATCGCTTTTCCAGGGAATCCTCACCCCGGGCTGAAAGCATTGTAGTCCAACCTCGCGCCGTCTGAACAGGGGAAATTCAGCCTCTGTTTCAGGGGGTATCTGGCGATTCAAAGGGGCTGGCGTTGGCGCTGGGGAAATATTTGCACATCGCGATTCCCAGTCCATAAAGCAGCAATAACGGCAGCATCATCAGCAGCATACTCATCGGATCCGCGGGGGTCATCAGCATCGAGATGATGGAAATCACGAGGATGGCCATGCGGGTTTTCTCGATGTAATCTTTGACTTCGAAGACGGAGATGCGTTCCAGGAAGAGCATAATCAGCGGTAACTGGAAGCTCAGCCCGAACATCAGCGGGAGTGTAATCGCAAAGCTGATCCATTCCGAAAGCCGAATCTGTGGATTCACACCCAGGAGTTTATTGAACCCAAGCAGGAAGTTGAGCACAAACGGAAAGACCGCATAGAAACAGAACAGGGCACCACCGAGAAACAGAAAGATACTGATCGGGAGGTAAATATAGACATACTTGCGTTCATGAGGGTAGAGCCCCGCAGCCACAAACAGCCAGATCTGATAGATCACCCAGGGACTGGCCAATACCAGACCGGCGACAAAAGAAACCTTGAGGTAAATCGTGGTAAACGCTTCCTGAACTGCCAGCGTTACCGGCTCTGCCATCGTGTCTTCGATGTTGTTGATCCGGTGCTGATAGTCCTGGAGAATCTTCTGCAGTGCCTTGTTTTCAGCAGTGGGGTTCTCCTGGGCACTCAGGCTTGCGATCAGGTCTTCAATGCTTTTCTGCTGTTCTGGCGACTCTTCTTCAGGGAGCTTGTCCAGATTGTACTCTTTCAGAGCAGAGTCGATGGGAGCCCGCACCACTGCAACGATTTTATGTCCGATAAACAGGGCCAGGACCACACAGATCGCCAGTCCAATTAATGCCTTCCAGAGGTGGATTCGCAGGGCTTCGAGGTGATCTCCGAAGCTCATCGTCGATTCGTCAAATAGATCGTGAGACTGTGGTTTCATCAAACTATGTCATTCTGGAGTGACCAATGCCCGGCGGTACCACGATCAACAGCTTGACTGTAAGGTGAACGGCCATGGCATCGATGAGATGAGTGGGTATGGTTCAGAAC
This window harbors:
- the ppk2 gene encoding polyphosphate kinase 2, with protein sequence MGSSKTDKQEQEAALMPVTWQRKLPRDVVPEEIRNKVKAAHKRDILCEKYPYRQKLKRPEYEEQLVPLQIELLKLQRWVELNGERIVLLFEGRDAAGKGGTIKRFTEHLNPRGARVVALPKPSDTQQGQWYFQRYIEHLPTEGEIVFFDRSWYNRGVVEPVMGFCRPTEHHTFLREAPQLENMLVNSGIHLFKLWFSVSREEQYRRFKSRETDQLKQWKLSPIDVKSLGMWDEYTNAQNAMFMATDTKACPWTVIRSDDKKRARLNCIRYVLNALNYPHKDESLVSDFDSAIIGPKEVIYDTSEW
- the tatC gene encoding twin-arginine translocase subunit TatC — encoded protein: MKPQSHDLFDESTMSFGDHLEALRIHLWKALIGLAICVVLALFIGHKIVAVVRAPIDSALKEYNLDKLPEEESPEQQKSIEDLIASLSAQENPTAENKALQKILQDYQHRINNIEDTMAEPVTLAVQEAFTTIYLKVSFVAGLVLASPWVIYQIWLFVAAGLYPHERKYVYIYLPISIFLFLGGALFCFYAVFPFVLNFLLGFNKLLGVNPQIRLSEWISFAITLPLMFGLSFQLPLIMLFLERISVFEVKDYIEKTRMAILVISIISMLMTPADPMSMLLMMLPLLLLYGLGIAMCKYFPSANASPFESPDTP
- a CDS encoding dual specificity protein phosphatase family protein translates to MSTSTEQDAPVPPAEKPVRRHKLIKFSLLACALIGGGVLLWEGLLEDRLVAKRFGVVEPGKIYRSGQISSHLIEPVLRENKIEKVIALNGSDLQKPYLKTEVETAKKLHIDHQVLHLIGDGTGDVDDYAEAVAELMRCEKAGKPVLVHCAAGAQRTGGVVAAYRMLVQKKSPEEAYQELLLYDWKPHKDQALINYLNQNLAELSKRLEQKVDWYEPPAEIPVIGK